ACAGCAAGTCGTGCTTCAGCAAAAGCCACAAGAGGCCCATGAATATTTAAGTAAGCTATCCAGGCTTATGCAGTATGTATTGAAAAAATCGCCTTTGGATACGGTTTCGTTGGAAGAGGAAGTAGAAATGCTGACCTATTACATTCAACTGGAACAATTACGCTTAAACCATCAATTTACCTATAACATTACTGTAGATGGCAACGAGCAAACCCCAGTTCCTGCCGTATTACTTCAGCCTTATATAGAGGATGCGATTGAAAACAGAATTGCTCCAGCCACTGTAGACAATCTTCATTTAACCCTGCATATAAGCATTGCCAATGATGAGTTTTCTGTAGTAATTACGGACAATGGCCTTAAAAGAGGAAAAGAAAAACGATCCAAGCACCAAGTGCAAGGCTTTAAGACCGGCCAGGAGCGCTTGGATCTGCTAACCCACTTAACCCATAAGAATCACTCCGTAATTACAGAAGATCAAGCAGCTACCGGGGGCAATGAATCAAAAACCAAAGTAACCTTGCAAATACCATTAAACAGTGCTCCTACTGCTACTAACCCCGAATTTGATGGTGGAAATGAAGCTTAATAAAGCGGTAGCTCTTTTTACATTCATAACTAACTATTGGAGGTAAAGTAGCCCCCTGATATTATAGATAACCTTACTTTGATAACATTCTTAATACAACGCAATATATTTGAATAAGGAATCAGGGGCCTTTGTGTGAGTACTGAATTCAGTCCATTGTGGCGATTGCTTGTTAATTGACCACCTTTCATCCTGTTTCGCTTATGAGTTCGTTAAATCGAAAAGTCTGTTTACTACTTTTTCTTTTGCATACCGCTGCAACATCCTGGTTATGTGCGCAGAGCAGGCAAACAGAAGCCGAGGTTGATACATTAAATGCCTTATTCAACCAGACCTATACGGTAGACCTGAGTAAAGCAGAACAACAGGTTAGTAAAGCATTAGATCTATCCATTCAATCGGGCTATGCATGGGGAGAAGCCAATTCCCGCTCTAATTATTGTGCCTACTATCTAAAAAAAGATGACTTCACTAAAGCAATAGAATCAGGCCTAGCCGCTATAAAGATCTACGACAAAGAGGAGAAATATAAAAACACCTTTGAGTATGGCAATACTTTTATAAGACTGTCCAAGTCTTTTTACATGGTAAATGATGACAGTCGCACAAAAGCTTATTGCTACCAGGCTATTGCAATAGCAGAGCGAATCAACGATCAACACTTACTGGCCTTAGGGTATGAGCATTTAGGCAATATTTACTCCATTGCCCTGCAAGTAGACAGTGCCTTATATTATTATAACAGGGCAAAAAAAGACTTCATTAAAACCAACTACATTTCTGGGCTTGCCAACCTGGCCACCAACACAGGCGCTATGTATTCGGACAAGGGAGATCACCAGGAAGCCATTAAATACTTTAAAGAAGCGCTTACTGTTTATCAAAACAACAATCTGAATGCGGCTTTAACAACGGGCCATTACAATATGGGCTTTACCTATCATTTACTCAAATCTTACGATAAAGCCTTACAACATACAGACAGTGCGGAATATTATGCCAAGGCGTTTAAAAGAGCTAACAGCTTACTTAAAGCTTATATGCTTAAAGCACAGATCTATGGGGCTATGGGTAACGTAGATAGCAGTGGCAGCTATTATGAAAAAACCATTGCGCTTAAAGATTCCATTCAGAATGACAACTATAAAAAGGAACTAGCCAGCTTACAAACCCAATCGGACGTTTATAAAAAAGAAACCGAAAACCAGCTATTAATCAAGGACAAACGGATAGCTGTATTATATCGTAACCTGGCCATTGCAGGGATTGCTGGACTTGTCATTATTCTTGGATTCTTATTACTCAACCAACGCCTTCGTATACAGCGCCGTGTTAAAAACAGACTGGAAGAGGAAGTAGCCCTGCGAACTCAAGAGATCTTCCGACAAAAAGAAACCATCTTCCATACTAACCTCCGTTTAAAACTGGCACTTAATGGCGCCAAGTTTGACTCGCAGTTTGTATTCAATGCCCTTAACACATTACAAAAGGTGGTACTTCAGCAAAGGCCACAAGACGTACAAGAGCATTTAGCACGTCTTGCACAACTTATGCAGTATGTGTTAGAGAAATCGCCATTAAACCAGGTAACATTAGCTGAAGCAATAAAAATGCTAGAGTATTTTCTAGAATTAGAACAACTACGATTAGATAACCGGTTTACGTATAACATAAACATACAAGCGGATACACAACTTCCTATCCCCGCCTTATTAATACAGCCCTATGTAGAAGATGTTATCATAAACAGTATAGAACCATCGCAAGAAAATGGCCTCTATTTAAATATAAAACTAGCGATTGCGGGAGATACGCTGACCATTACTATTGAAGACAATGGCGTAAAAAGAGGAAAAGACAAATCGCTTAAGCAGCATATGCAAGGCTTTAAAGTGGGCCAAGAGCGACTAGACCTTCTTACCCAATTGACACATAAGAACCATTTGGTTATTATAGAAGACCTGCCAGCAGGCGCAGGAAGCCACACCGGCACCAAAGTGACATTACAAATACCAATGGAAAATCAGCCTATTGAAGCAAAGCTGGAATTAAAAGACGAAGAAGAAGTTTAAGATAAAATTATCCAGTATGCCAACTAGCCGCTTTACAGACCCGATGCTCAGGCCAAATATCAACTTGCTACTACTACTAGCCAATTGTAAA
This genomic interval from Flavisolibacter tropicus contains the following:
- a CDS encoding tetratricopeptide repeat-containing sensor histidine kinase — protein: MSSLNRKVCLLLFLLHTAATSWLCAQSRQTEAEVDTLNALFNQTYTVDLSKAEQQVSKALDLSIQSGYAWGEANSRSNYCAYYLKKDDFTKAIESGLAAIKIYDKEEKYKNTFEYGNTFIRLSKSFYMVNDDSRTKAYCYQAIAIAERINDQHLLALGYEHLGNIYSIALQVDSALYYYNRAKKDFIKTNYISGLANLATNTGAMYSDKGDHQEAIKYFKEALTVYQNNNLNAALTTGHYNMGFTYHLLKSYDKALQHTDSAEYYAKAFKRANSLLKAYMLKAQIYGAMGNVDSSGSYYEKTIALKDSIQNDNYKKELASLQTQSDVYKKETENQLLIKDKRIAVLYRNLAIAGIAGLVIILGFLLLNQRLRIQRRVKNRLEEEVALRTQEIFRQKETIFHTNLRLKLALNGAKFDSQFVFNALNTLQKVVLQQRPQDVQEHLARLAQLMQYVLEKSPLNQVTLAEAIKMLEYFLELEQLRLDNRFTYNINIQADTQLPIPALLIQPYVEDVIINSIEPSQENGLYLNIKLAIAGDTLTITIEDNGVKRGKDKSLKQHMQGFKVGQERLDLLTQLTHKNHLVIIEDLPAGAGSHTGTKVTLQIPMENQPIEAKLELKDEEEV